From Pseudomonas sp. G2-4:
CCAGCGCAGACCAGGGCAGCAAAGCCACCAAACTGACCAGCACCTCCCTGGCCGGTGAAGTGGCAACCACCCTCGACTACCTGGACTTCATCCTCGAAGACGCCCAGGTTCAGGTCCGGGTCAGCGGCGACGCCCAAGCCAACATCGAGATCGCCCATCTGCGCAGGGCATTGATCAACCTGCTGAGCAACGCCGTACAGCACACCGCACCGGGACAAGTGATCGACGTGCGCATCGAAGCTCTCGGCGACCAGATCACGCTCGGCGTCACCAACCCCGGCGAGCCGATCGCCGATGAACACCTGCCGCGCCTGTTTGAACGCTTCTATCGGGTCGATGCTTCTCGCGCCAACAGTGGCGCCAACCACGGATTGGGGCTGGCGATTGTCAAAGCGATTGCACTGATGCACGGCGGGGATGTGTTCGTGACTAGTGACCGGGGCATCAACACCTTCGGGATCCGCTTGCCAGCCTGACGCCCGAAGGCCGTGACGGTACTCAAACGATCTTTTTCCAGACAGTTGAATGCTGGGCGAAAGCCGACTGGCTCAAAATCAACAAATCGTCCGAACGTGGCCCGAACTTTTGCCGACAACTGCACGTTATTGCGCGAACACCGATTGCCCGCTCTCCCTGATCCAAGCACAATCTGCAAAAGGCCAGCATCTGGCTCATTGCCAGTTATGCAATCCTTTGGGACGGAACCCAGCCACATGACAATGCAGACATCGGAACCATGAGCGCGAGCAGTGCGACACCTGGTAACAACCCGCTTTCGATACGTTCGGAACGGGCACTCGTGCTGGCCAGCTCACTGGTGGTCATTGCTATCCTGAGCATCGTGACCTTCCTGTTGATCAGCGAACACACCAGCGCCCGGCAGGCCGCTACACGTGCGGCAAGCAATATCGTGCAACTGATCGACGCCGACGTACTGCGCAATGTGGAGCTCTACGATCTGTCGCTGCAAGGCTTGGTTGCCGCCGCCAAACGCGACGACCTGAAGGACGTTTCGCCTTCAATTCGCCACCTCGCCCTCTTCGACCGCGCCACCGCCGCCCCCTATAAAGGCGACATCCTGCTGCTCGACAAGCGCGGCGATGTGGTCGCCGATTCCGCCTCGATTGAGCCACGAAAGGGCAACTACGCCGACCGGGAATATTTCCAGTCCCATGTCCAGGACCCGAGCCCGGGCATGAAGATCAGTCGCCCGTTCCGCTCCAGAAGCGCCGCGCAGGACTGGCGCATCAGTTTCAGCTACCGAGTGAGCGACGAGCGGGGCGAGTTCATGGGCGTGGCCGAGGCCGCGATGCGTTTGAACTATTTCAACCAATTGTTCAAGAGCCTGAACATCGGTCATGGCGGCACCGTCAACCTGGTCAGCCGAGACGGCATTCTATTGGCGCAAGAGCCGCCCTTGGCCGAAGACCTGACGGGCAAGGACTTCAGTAATCGGCCGAACTTCGTACGCATCCTGCGCGAAGGCAACGGCAGCTTCACCAGCGTGTCCGGTCAGGATCAGAAGCCGCGTCTGTACACCTTTTCCCAGGTGGGCGACTTGCCGTTGATCGTCGTGGTCGCGCTCTCGTCCCAGGAAGTCTTTGCTTCATGGCAACGTACGGCGCTACTGGTCAGCGGGGCTACCGGCGCGCTGTGCATCGGCTTGCTCTGGCTCACCTGGCTGCTGCGCCGCGAACTGAAGCGCCGCCACGCCGCTGAGCGGGAACTGGCCCGAAGAGCGTCCGTGGACTCGTTGACAGGCCTGGCCAACCGCCGGACCTTGGACGAAACGCTGCAACAGGAATGGCTACGGGCCCAACGCTCAGGCCAGCCTCTGTCGGTCATGATGATTGATGCCGACCACTTCAAGGCGTTCAATGATCGTCATGGCCACCAAGGCGGTGACGAGGCATTGCGAACCCTGGCGCAGTTGATCGGCAAGCACGTCCGCCGACCAGCCGACCTGGCAGCGCGCTACGGCGGTGAGGAGTTCTCGGTGGTACTGCCGGAAACCACCACCGCCGGAGCCTTTACCATGGCCCAGAACATTCGCGAAGCGGTGGAGCAATTGCCACCCGCTCTCGACGATGATGATCCCATGACGGTCAGCATCGGCATCGCCACTTGGGCACAAGGGCCGTATGACGAACTCGAACAACTCCTGTTCGCCGCCGACAAGGCGCTGTACCAGGCCAAGGCCACCGGGCGCAATCGTGTGGTCTGTGCGATGTGACACCGGAGCACCCAAGGCTATGGAGATGGTGTCTCTGTGGCGAGGGAGCTTGCTCCCGCTGGGCTGCGAAGCAGCCCCAAACAGGCCTGGCCAGTAAATCTGGTACACCGTGGTGCCAGGTTTCAGGGCCGCTGCGCGCCCCAGCGGGAGCAAGCTCCCTCGCCACAAGTACTCACCTGCCCTCAGGAAACAGCCATAAAAAAAGGCCACCCGAAGGCAGCCCTTAAAAACTAGAGAGGTTTTTGCTTACACGGCCGCAACAGGGCGCATGTAAGAGATTGGCGCGGTGCTGGCGTCTTCGAACGTCACGACTTCCCAAGCGTCTTTCTGCTCAATCAACTTGCGCAGCAGCTGGTTGTTCAGTGCATGACCGGACTTGAAGCCCCTAAACTCACCAATCAGGCTATTGCCCAGGAGGTAGAGGTCGCCGATTGCATCGAGGATCTTGTGCTTGACGAATTCGTCTTCATAACGAAGGCCGTCTTCGTTCAACACACCATCGGAATCGACCACGATCGCGTTTTCGACACTGCCGCCGAGTGCGAGGTTGTGCTTGCGCAGGTACTCGATATCACTCATGAAACCAAAGGTACGGGCGCGACTGACTTCTTTGACGAACGAAGTACTGGAAAAGTCCACGCTTGCACTCTGGGTACGGTCACGGAAAACCGGGTGATCGAAATCGATCTCGAAGCTCACCTTGAAGCCTTCGAAAGGGACAAAAGTGGCGCGCTTGTCGCCATCTTCCACAGTCACTTCCCGCAGGATGCGGATGAACTTCTTAGCGGCGTCCTGCTCTTCCAGGCCAGCCGATTGAATCAGGAATACGAAGGGTCCGGCACTGCCATCCATGATCGGGACTTCGGACGCGGAGAGCTCGACGTAGGCGTTATCGATGCCCAGGCCAGCCATGGCCGAGAGCAAATGCTCCACCGTGTCCACTCGGGTGTCACCGTTGACCAACGTGGTCGACATAGTGGTTTCACCAACGTTTTCCGCGCGAGCAGGAATCTGCACCACAGGGTCGAGGTCGGCACGACAAAACACAATGCCGGTATCGATAGGCGCGGGCTTGAGGGTCAGGTAGACCTTCTCGCCGGAGTGCAAGCCGACACCTGTGGCACGGATAATATTCTTCAGGGTGCGTTGTTTAATCATGGCATGGGCCGCTTCAGCGCAAATTGCGAACTGGTATCAACAAAGGCTGGCGATGATAGCAGACCAGACCTTTGCTGAACACCAATCACCCGTATCCCCCTGATACATTTCATCAATCGGCCTGACGACGCAGGAATGCCGGGATGTCCAGGTAATCCAGATCGTCTTGCGGATTCATCTTCGCGGCAGTCGCAGCACCGGCCTGGGCCTGGTTGCGCATGACGGTCGGACGGTCCAGGTCACGGTAGTTCACCGCTGGCGCTTCCTGACGGGCAGACGCTTGTTGTTGCGGTTGCGAAGCCATGGAGGTGTGAACGGTATTGTCGATGACCTTTACAGGTTTCTCGATTTTCGCGCCCAGACCGGTGGCAACCACGGTCACGTGCAACTCGTCGCGCATGTCCGGATCGATAACGGTACCGACCTTGACCATCGCGTGCTCGGAAGCGAAGGCTTCGATGATGCTACCCACGTCGGAGTACTCACCCAGGGACAGGTCAGGACCGGCGGTGATGTTCACCAGGATGCCGCGTGCACCTTGCAGGTTCACGTCTTCGAGCAACGGGTTGCGAATGGCCGCTTCGGTGGCCTCGCGTGCGCGGTTCGGACCGCTGGCGCAGCCAGTGCCCATCATCGCCATGCCCATTTCGCTCATGACAGTCCGTACGTCGGCAAAGTCGACGTTGATCATGCCCGGACGCTTGATGATGTCGGAGATACCGCGAACGGCACCGGCCAGTACATCGTCAGCCTTGGCGAAAGCCGACAGCAGGCTTGCGTCCTTGCCGAGGATGGTCAGCAGCTTCTCGTTAGGGATAGTGATCAACGAGTCGACGCTTTCAGACAGCAGACGGATACCTTCGTCGGCGATCTGCATACGCTTGCGACCTTCGAACGGGAACGGACGAGTCACCACCGCAACGGTGAGAATCCCCATTTCCTTGGCCACTTCGGCAATGATCGGCGCCGCACCGGTACCGGTACCGCCGCCCATGCCTGTGGTGATGAACACCATGTTGGTGCCCTGGAGGACTTCGGCAATGCGCTCACGGTCTTCGAGAGCGGCCTGACGACCGACTTCAGGGTTGGCGCCGGCGCCCAGGCCTTTGGTTACGCCAGTGCCCAGTTGCAGGATGGTCCGCGCGCCGATGGATTTCAGCGCCTGGGCATCAGTGTTGGCGCAGATGAATTCAACGCCTTCAATGTTGCTCTTGACCATGTGGTTGACAGCGTTGCCGCCGCCACCGCCGACACCGATTACTTTGATAACCGGGCTAGCGGGGATGTTGTCTACGAGTTCGAACATTTTCCCTCTCCTTACATTCTCTAGTTTTTTTCGCCTACTGCGTTTTTTACCGCCTTCCAGCGCCAAGCCTGAAACCTGCCGCGTGAAGCTTTGAACCTGTGTTAAAAATTGCCTTTCACCCAAGCCTGGAGCCGCTCGAAAAGCGGTGCCTTCGGCTCGTCGTTGCTGTAGCTGTCGCGGCTGCCTATCCCTGAGAACGAAATCCCGTCGGACTGCTTCTGCAGGCCGTACATCAACAGGCCAACGCCGGTGGAATAGATCGGGTTGCGGACCACGTCATCCAGGCCCTTGACGCCATGGGGCACGCCCAGGCGCACCGGCATGTGGAAAATCTCTTCGGCCAGCTCGACCGCGCCTTCCATCTTCGACGTACCGCCGGTCAGCACGATGCCGGCCGGGATCAGGTCTTCGTAGCCACTGCGGCGCAGTTCGGCCTGGATCAGCGTGAACAGCTCGTCGTAACGCGGCTCGACCACTTCGGCCAGGGCCTGGCGGGACAGCTCGCGCGGCGGACGGTCGCCAACGCTTGGCACCTTGATGGTTTCACCGGCACCGGCCAGTTTCGCCAGGGCACAGGCGTAGCGGATCTTGATTTCCTCGGCGTACTGGGTCGGGGTACGCAGCGCCATGGCGATGTCGTTGGTCACCTGGTCACCGGCAATCGGGATCACCGCCGTGTGACGAATGGCACCTTCGGTGAAGATCGCGATGTCGGTGGTACCGCCGCCGATGTCCACCAGGCACACGCCCAGCTCTTTCTCGTCGTCGGTCAGCACCGAGTAGGCCGAGGCCAGTTGCTCGAGGATGATGTCGTCGATTTCCAGGCCGCAGCGGCGCACGCATTTTTCAATGTTCTGCGCGGCGTTCACCGCGCAGGTGACCACGTGGACCTTGGCTTCCAGGCGCACACCGGACATGCCCAGGGGCTCACGTACGCCTTCCTGGTTATCGATCACGTAATCCTGCGGCAGGGTGTGCAGCACACGCTGGTCGGCCGGGATCGCCACGGCCTGGGCCGCGTCGAGCACGCGCTCAAGGTCCGCGGAGCTGACTTCGCGATCACGAATCGCCACGATGCCGTGGGAGTTCAGGCTGCGGATGTGATTGCCCGCCACGCCGACGAACGCCGAGTGGATCCGGCAACCGGCCATCAGCTGCGCTTCTTCGATGGCGCGCTGGATCGATTGCACGGTGGACTCGATGTTCACCACCACGCCTTTTTTCAAGCCACGGGACGGATGGGTACCGATCCCGACGATGACCAGCGTGCCGTCGTCCGCGACCTCGCCTACCAGCGCTACCACCTTGGAAGTGCCGATATCCAGACCGACGATCATTTTTCCGCTTTGCACGTTTGCCATGGGTCCTGCCTCTTCTTAATTCTTCGCGACGGCGGGTACGGCCGTCGTGGGCGCTACAGGTTCCCGCCAGCCAACAGCCAGGCCGTTGGCGTAGCGCAGATCGATGCGCGCGATGTTCGTAATCTGTTCTTTAAGCGTCTTGTCATAGATGGCAATGAAACGGCGCATCTTTTCCACCAGGTTGCCGCGACCGAGCAGCAGCTCGATACCCGGGCCCGAGCTGCCCGCGCCAGTGGTCAGGAACCAGCTGCCGCGCTCACGCAATTCCAGGCGCGCGATGGAGAAGCCCAGTGGCCGCAACATCTGACTCAACACCTGGTATTGCTGCATCACTTTCTGCTGGGCCCGTTGAGGACCGAACAGTTGTGGCAAATGTTCGTAGTTCGCCAGTTCCCGCGGCGTGAACGCCTGGCCCTGGTTGTTCAGCAACGACTCGTCGCCCCAACGGGCCACCGGCAGTTGTTCTTCCAGCCGAATAGAAACCTGGTCAGGCCATACCCGGCGCACTTCCGCATGGGCGATCCAGGGCATCTGCTCCAGTTCCTTGCGCATGCCCGCCAGGTCAATGGTGAAGAAGCTCGACGCCACGAACGGCGCAATCCGCTGCTGCACCGCTTGCTGGCTGATGTAGCTCAGGTCGCCCTGGACGTTGATCCTGGCAATCGGCCGGTCGGCATAAGGCAGCAACCGCTGGGCGCCTTCATACGTACCGAACCCCAACACCACCAGCAGCACCGGCCAGAACAGGCTCTTGAGAAAGCCAAAATTGGCTTTCGGCAGACGCGCCGACATCGGCTCCTTGGCCACCATTCGGCTGGCACCCCGCGGCACCGGCTTGCGACCGGGTGCGGATGGCTGATGACGAAGCGATGCGCCTTGCATGCTTAACCTCTTGGCTCTTGAGAGCCGACACTGGCGGCCAGGATCGACAGCACCAGTTGCTGGAAATCCAAACCGGCGGCGCGGGCCGCCATCGGTACCAGGCTGTGATCGGTCATGCCGGGGGCGGTGTTGACTTCCAGGAACCAGAACTGCCCATCGGCGTCCTGCATCACATCTGCCCGGCCCCAACCGGCGATACCCAGCGCCTCACAGGCCTTGGCCGTGAGGTCCATCAGTTCTTTTTCCTTGGTGCTGTCCAGCCCGCAAGGAATGCGGTACTGGGTATCGTTGGCGACGTATTTGGCGTCGTAGTCGTAGAACGTGTGCGGTGTGCCCAGCGCAATCGGGGGCAACACTTGGTCACGCAGGGTGGCGATGGTGAACTCTGGACCGGTGATCCATTGCTCGACCAACACTTGCGAATCGTAGGAACTGGCGTCTTTCCATGCCGCGGTCAACTCAGGCAGCGAACTCACTTTCGCCATGCCGATACTTGAACCTTCATGGGCCGGTTTGACGATCAAAGGGAAGCCCAGTTCCGTGGCCGCCGAAATACAATCGGCCTCGGACGCCAGCACGGCGTGACGGGGCGTAGGAATGCCGAGGCTGTGCCAGACCTGCTTGGTGCGCAGTTTGTCCATCGCCAGGGCAGACGCCAGGATCCCGCTGCCGGTGTAGGGAATGCCCAGGCATTCGAGCAGGCCCTGCATGCTGCCGTCTTCACCGCCGCGGCCGTGAAGAATGATGAACGCGCGGTCGATCTTCTCGCTCAGCAGGCGCTGCAGGAAGTCGTCGCCCACGTCGATACCGAAGGCGTCGACACCGGCGCTTTGCAGAGCTTGCAATACGGCGTTGCCGGACTTGAGGGACACCTCGCGCTCGGCGCTCTTGCCACCGAACAGCACCGCAACGCGGCCGAAGGCTTTCGGGTCAAGGGTCGAGACCAGGTTGGCGTAGGCAGCAGTCATTTCAGTTTCCCCTCGCTGGAGGCCACGATTGCTCCGGCGAATAACGGACTTTTCAACAGTTTCGGGGCCAGGCCACCGATGTCACCGGCGCCTTGGCACAACAGGATGTCGCCCGCGCGCAACAGCGGCTTGACCAGCGGTGCCAACTCCACGCCGCGCTCGATGTAGATCGGGTCCAACTGACCGCGCTGGCGGATGCTGTGGCACAGCTGACGGCTGTCGGCCCCCGGGATCGGCTCTTCACCGGCCGGATAGACTTCCATCAACAGCAACACGTTGGCGTCGGCCAGCACCTGGACGAAATCGTCATACAGGTCGCGAGTGCGGCTGTAGCGGTGCGGCTGGTAGACCATCACCAGGCGCCGATCCGGCCAACCACCGCGCACGGCCTTGATCACTGCCGCGACTTCGGTCGGGTGGTGGCCATAGTCGTCCACCAGCATCACGTTGCCGCCGTCCACCGGCAGTTCGCCGTAGACCTGGAAGCGTCGGCCCACGCCCTGGAACCCGGACAGGCCCTGGACAATGGCTTCATCGCTGACGCCTTCATCGGTGGCGATGCAAATGGTCGCCAACGCGTTGAGCACGTTGTGGTTGCCGGGCATGTTCACCGACACATCCAGCGGCTCGCGATCAGGACGCAACACGGTGAAGAACGTCTGCATGCCCTGCTGGCGCACGTTGATGGCGCGCACGTCGACGTCTTCGCCGAAACCGTAGGTCACGGTCGGACGCTTGATCAGCGGCAGGATTTCACGCACCACCGGGTCGTCCAGGCACACCACCGCCAGACCGTAGAACGGCAGGTTGTGCAGGAACTCGACGAAGGTTTTCTTCAGTTTGTTGAAGTCACCGTCGTAGGTCGCCATGTGGTCGGCGTCGATGTTGGTCACCACCGCCACCAGCGGTTGCAGGTGCAGGAAGCTCGCATCGCTCTCGTCGGCTTCGGCAATCAGGTAACGGCTGGTGCCCAACTGGGCATTGGTGCCCGCGGCATTCAGACGGCCACCGATCACGAAGGTCGGGTCCAAGCCACCGGCGGCGAACACCGAAGCGATCAGGCTGGTGGTGGTGGTCTTGCCGTGGGTACCGGCGACGGCGATGCCGTGGCGGTAGCGCATCAGCTCGGCCAGCATCTCGGCCCGAGGCACCACGGGAATGCGGCGTTCCAGAGCGGTGGCGACTTCCGGGTTGGAAGTGTTCACGGCGCTGGAGACCACCAGCACGTCGGCATTGGCAGCGTTCTCGGCGCGGTGGCCAATGAAAATCTGGGCGCCAAAGGATTCCAGGCGCTCGGTCACCGGGGACGCCTTGAGGTCCGAGCCGGAGACTTCATAGCCCAGGTTCAGCAACACTTCGGCGATCCCGCACATGCCGACGCCGCCGATACCGACGAAGTGGATGCGGCGAATACGGCGCATTTCCGGGTGCGGCATGGCTTTGCGATTCTCAACCATGGGCCACCTCCAGGCAGGTATCGACCACTTGGGCCGTAGCATCGGGTTTGGCCAGGCGGCGGGCGGCGCGGGCCATGTCTTCAAGTCGTTGCGGCTGCATCAAAACCTCTGTCAGGCGGGCGGCAAGATCCGCGGCGCCAGTCGTTCTTTGCGGCATCAGGAAGGCTGCGCCTTCACGGGCCAAATAATCGGCATTGCGGGTCTGGTGATCGTCGATAGCGTGGGGCAAAGGCACCAGCATCGAGGGCAGACCGGCAGCAGCCAGTTCGCTGATGGTCAACGCGCCTGCGCGGCAGACCACCAGGTCGGCCCAGCCATAGGCTTGGGCCATGTCTTTGATGAAAGGCTGCACTTGCGCCTCGACGCCTGCGGCGCGGTAGCGCTCGGCGGTCACTTCATCGTGGTTCTTGCCAGCCTGGTGAAACACTTCCGGCCGCAGTTCGGGGGCGACCTGCGACAAGGCTTCGGGCAGCAATTTGTTCAACGGCTCTGCCCCCAGGCTTCCACCCAGGATCAGCAAACGCGCCTTGCGTCCAGCCAGGGCTGGGCGCGGTGTCTCGAGGAACAGCTCGGTACGCACCGGATTACCGGTGGTGCGGCGGCTGCCCGACAGGGTAAAGGTGTCGGGAAAGGCTTCACAGACCCGGGCGGCCAACGGCACCAGTAACCGATTGGCGGTACCGGCCACGGCGTTCTGTTCATGAACGATCACCGGCACACCGGCCAATTTCGCCGCAACCCCGCCAGGACCCGTCACATAGCCGCCAAACCCCACCACACAGACCGGCCGCAACCGACGGATGATCGCCCGAGCCTGCCAAATCGACTTGAGCAGCATCAGCGGCGCCTTGAGCAACGACAGCTTGCCCTTGCCCCGCAGGCCGCTGGCGTCGATCCGGTGCAGCTCCAGGCCGGCGCCGGGTACCAGTTCATTCTCGATGCCCCGTGGCGTACCCAGCCAGTGCACGGTGTAGCCGCGCGCCTGGAACTCGCGGGCACAAGCCAGCGCCGGGAATACATGCCCGCCGGTACCGCCCGCCATGATCAGCACGTTAGCGCCCATGAGTCGGCTCCTCGGCGAAGTCGCTCTCTTGGAACTCCATCTCCTCGCTGCCCAGATGGGTTCGACTCTCCCATTCGATGCGCAGCAACAAGCCGAGACAGGCACAGCAGATCACCAGGGAGCTGCCGCCATAACTGAGGAACGGCAGGGTCAGGCCCTTGGTCGGCAACAGGCCGACGTTCACGCCGATGTTGATCAGGAATTGACCGATCCACAGGAACGACAAGCCATAGGCCACGTAGGCCGCGAAATACTGCTTGGCCTTCTCGGCCCACAAACCGATGTACATCCCGCGCACACAAACGAACACGAACAGGGCAACGGTGCACAACGAGCCCACCACACCCAGCTCTTCGGCCAGGACCGAGAACACGAAGTCGGTGTGGGCCTCGGGCAGGTAGAACTGCTTCTGCACGCTGTTGCCCAGGCCCACGCCCAGCCATTCGCCGCGACCGAAGGCGATCAGCGCCTGGGTCAGTTGGTAGCCGGAGCCGAACTGGTCGGCCCACGGGTCGGTGAAGGTAATCAGACGCGCCATCCGATAGGGTTGCGCCTGCACCAGCACGGTCACCGCGCCCACCGCCAGCGCCACCATCAGGGTGAAACGGAACAGCCCGACGCCGCCAAGGAACAACATTGCCGCCGCCGCGCCCATCATCACCACCGTGGCGCCGAAGTCCGGCTCCATCAACAGCAGGCCTGCCATCGGCAGCAATACGATGAACGGCTTGAAAAACCCCATCCAGCTCTCGCGTACTTCTTTCTGGCGACGCACCAGGTAACCGGCGAGGTAGATCACCACGAAGACCTTGGCGATTTCCGACGGCTGTACGTTGAAGAAGCTGAAGCCAATCCAGCGCATCGAACCGTTGACCTCGCGGCCGAT
This genomic window contains:
- a CDS encoding sensor domain-containing diguanylate cyclase encodes the protein MSASSATPGNNPLSIRSERALVLASSLVVIAILSIVTFLLISEHTSARQAATRAASNIVQLIDADVLRNVELYDLSLQGLVAAAKRDDLKDVSPSIRHLALFDRATAAPYKGDILLLDKRGDVVADSASIEPRKGNYADREYFQSHVQDPSPGMKISRPFRSRSAAQDWRISFSYRVSDERGEFMGVAEAAMRLNYFNQLFKSLNIGHGGTVNLVSRDGILLAQEPPLAEDLTGKDFSNRPNFVRILREGNGSFTSVSGQDQKPRLYTFSQVGDLPLIVVVALSSQEVFASWQRTALLVSGATGALCIGLLWLTWLLRRELKRRHAAERELARRASVDSLTGLANRRTLDETLQQEWLRAQRSGQPLSVMMIDADHFKAFNDRHGHQGGDEALRTLAQLIGKHVRRPADLAARYGGEEFSVVLPETTTAGAFTMAQNIREAVEQLPPALDDDDPMTVSIGIATWAQGPYDELEQLLFAADKALYQAKATGRNRVVCAM
- the lpxC gene encoding UDP-3-O-acyl-N-acetylglucosamine deacetylase codes for the protein MIKQRTLKNIIRATGVGLHSGEKVYLTLKPAPIDTGIVFCRADLDPVVQIPARAENVGETTMSTTLVNGDTRVDTVEHLLSAMAGLGIDNAYVELSASEVPIMDGSAGPFVFLIQSAGLEEQDAAKKFIRILREVTVEDGDKRATFVPFEGFKVSFEIDFDHPVFRDRTQSASVDFSSTSFVKEVSRARTFGFMSDIEYLRKHNLALGGSVENAIVVDSDGVLNEDGLRYEDEFVKHKILDAIGDLYLLGNSLIGEFRGFKSGHALNNQLLRKLIEQKDAWEVVTFEDASTAPISYMRPVAAV
- the ftsZ gene encoding cell division protein FtsZ, producing the protein MFELVDNIPASPVIKVIGVGGGGGNAVNHMVKSNIEGVEFICANTDAQALKSIGARTILQLGTGVTKGLGAGANPEVGRQAALEDRERIAEVLQGTNMVFITTGMGGGTGTGAAPIIAEVAKEMGILTVAVVTRPFPFEGRKRMQIADEGIRLLSESVDSLITIPNEKLLTILGKDASLLSAFAKADDVLAGAVRGISDIIKRPGMINVDFADVRTVMSEMGMAMMGTGCASGPNRAREATEAAIRNPLLEDVNLQGARGILVNITAGPDLSLGEYSDVGSIIEAFASEHAMVKVGTVIDPDMRDELHVTVVATGLGAKIEKPVKVIDNTVHTSMASQPQQQASARQEAPAVNYRDLDRPTVMRNQAQAGAATAAKMNPQDDLDYLDIPAFLRRQAD
- the ftsA gene encoding cell division protein FtsA — its product is MANVQSGKMIVGLDIGTSKVVALVGEVADDGTLVIVGIGTHPSRGLKKGVVVNIESTVQSIQRAIEEAQLMAGCRIHSAFVGVAGNHIRSLNSHGIVAIRDREVSSADLERVLDAAQAVAIPADQRVLHTLPQDYVIDNQEGVREPLGMSGVRLEAKVHVVTCAVNAAQNIEKCVRRCGLEIDDIILEQLASAYSVLTDDEKELGVCLVDIGGGTTDIAIFTEGAIRHTAVIPIAGDQVTNDIAMALRTPTQYAEEIKIRYACALAKLAGAGETIKVPSVGDRPPRELSRQALAEVVEPRYDELFTLIQAELRRSGYEDLIPAGIVLTGGTSKMEGAVELAEEIFHMPVRLGVPHGVKGLDDVVRNPIYSTGVGLLMYGLQKQSDGISFSGIGSRDSYSNDEPKAPLFERLQAWVKGNF
- a CDS encoding cell division protein FtsQ/DivIB; protein product: MQGASLRHQPSAPGRKPVPRGASRMVAKEPMSARLPKANFGFLKSLFWPVLLVVLGFGTYEGAQRLLPYADRPIARINVQGDLSYISQQAVQQRIAPFVASSFFTIDLAGMRKELEQMPWIAHAEVRRVWPDQVSIRLEEQLPVARWGDESLLNNQGQAFTPRELANYEHLPQLFGPQRAQQKVMQQYQVLSQMLRPLGFSIARLELRERGSWFLTTGAGSSGPGIELLLGRGNLVEKMRRFIAIYDKTLKEQITNIARIDLRYANGLAVGWREPVAPTTAVPAVAKN
- a CDS encoding D-alanine--D-alanine ligase, with the translated sequence MTAAYANLVSTLDPKAFGRVAVLFGGKSAEREVSLKSGNAVLQALQSAGVDAFGIDVGDDFLQRLLSEKIDRAFIILHGRGGEDGSMQGLLECLGIPYTGSGILASALAMDKLRTKQVWHSLGIPTPRHAVLASEADCISAATELGFPLIVKPAHEGSSIGMAKVSSLPELTAAWKDASSYDSQVLVEQWITGPEFTIATLRDQVLPPIALGTPHTFYDYDAKYVANDTQYRIPCGLDSTKEKELMDLTAKACEALGIAGWGRADVMQDADGQFWFLEVNTAPGMTDHSLVPMAARAAGLDFQQLVLSILAASVGSQEPRG
- the murC gene encoding UDP-N-acetylmuramate--L-alanine ligase gives rise to the protein MVENRKAMPHPEMRRIRRIHFVGIGGVGMCGIAEVLLNLGYEVSGSDLKASPVTERLESFGAQIFIGHRAENAANADVLVVSSAVNTSNPEVATALERRIPVVPRAEMLAELMRYRHGIAVAGTHGKTTTTSLIASVFAAGGLDPTFVIGGRLNAAGTNAQLGTSRYLIAEADESDASFLHLQPLVAVVTNIDADHMATYDGDFNKLKKTFVEFLHNLPFYGLAVVCLDDPVVREILPLIKRPTVTYGFGEDVDVRAINVRQQGMQTFFTVLRPDREPLDVSVNMPGNHNVLNALATICIATDEGVSDEAIVQGLSGFQGVGRRFQVYGELPVDGGNVMLVDDYGHHPTEVAAVIKAVRGGWPDRRLVMVYQPHRYSRTRDLYDDFVQVLADANVLLLMEVYPAGEEPIPGADSRQLCHSIRQRGQLDPIYIERGVELAPLVKPLLRAGDILLCQGAGDIGGLAPKLLKSPLFAGAIVASSEGKLK
- the murG gene encoding undecaprenyldiphospho-muramoylpentapeptide beta-N-acetylglucosaminyltransferase yields the protein MGANVLIMAGGTGGHVFPALACAREFQARGYTVHWLGTPRGIENELVPGAGLELHRIDASGLRGKGKLSLLKAPLMLLKSIWQARAIIRRLRPVCVVGFGGYVTGPGGVAAKLAGVPVIVHEQNAVAGTANRLLVPLAARVCEAFPDTFTLSGSRRTTGNPVRTELFLETPRPALAGRKARLLILGGSLGAEPLNKLLPEALSQVAPELRPEVFHQAGKNHDEVTAERYRAAGVEAQVQPFIKDMAQAYGWADLVVCRAGALTISELAAAGLPSMLVPLPHAIDDHQTRNADYLAREGAAFLMPQRTTGAADLAARLTEVLMQPQRLEDMARAARRLAKPDATAQVVDTCLEVAHG
- the ftsW gene encoding putative lipid II flippase FtsW, giving the protein MMNIIKPYPSPLITGRGIDLDFPMLVGCLALLGLGLVMITSASSEVAAVQSGNTLYHMIRHLIYLVIGLAACIVTMMVPIATWQRLGWMMLLGAFGLLVMVLLPGIGREVNGSMRWIGFSFFNVQPSEIAKVFVVIYLAGYLVRRQKEVRESWMGFFKPFIVLLPMAGLLLMEPDFGATVVMMGAAAAMLFLGGVGLFRFTLMVALAVGAVTVLVQAQPYRMARLITFTDPWADQFGSGYQLTQALIAFGRGEWLGVGLGNSVQKQFYLPEAHTDFVFSVLAEELGVVGSLCTVALFVFVCVRGMYIGLWAEKAKQYFAAYVAYGLSFLWIGQFLINIGVNVGLLPTKGLTLPFLSYGGSSLVICCACLGLLLRIEWESRTHLGSEEMEFQESDFAEEPTHGR